From the genome of Methanobacterium petrolearium, one region includes:
- a CDS encoding LysR family transcriptional regulator has translation MKFTYRLFDALETISQTWSQREAAKSLGISHAVLNRRIHDAEHKLGFKLVYTTGSGSGLTRQAISILDKYHQYQKRLQEETIPVICGGPISSGLLDVLSYHYGLKTVIISTDDLNALKMAEKGLVDVLLLDDPVHAFMHDLDFTPIARDHLVLVSGAQEQPETVQELAGKEFIEIPHSAQRLAWNTLDRLRIDYEIVEVSHSPQNALKRVKSNDDLFTFLNSSFISGIVSGSNLLAEDTMHIINMIIWNSNPQMEDFLEFIIGRGQKIIEQLGFERIE, from the coding sequence GTGAAGTTTACATACCGACTTTTTGATGCTTTGGAAACAATTTCCCAAACATGGTCGCAAAGAGAAGCTGCTAAGAGCCTTGGAATATCCCATGCTGTTTTAAACAGGCGGATTCACGATGCTGAACATAAATTAGGATTTAAATTAGTTTACACCACTGGATCAGGTTCTGGACTCACCCGCCAGGCAATTTCAATCCTTGATAAATATCATCAATATCAAAAGAGGCTGCAGGAAGAAACTATTCCTGTGATCTGTGGTGGACCCATATCATCTGGCCTGCTAGATGTTTTATCATATCATTATGGTTTAAAAACTGTGATTATTAGTACAGATGATTTGAATGCCCTTAAAATGGCTGAAAAAGGCCTGGTCGATGTTTTACTTCTTGATGATCCTGTGCATGCATTCATGCATGATCTGGATTTTACACCAATAGCCCGGGATCACCTGGTACTGGTATCTGGTGCACAAGAACAACCTGAGACTGTGCAAGAATTAGCTGGGAAAGAATTCATTGAAATCCCCCATTCAGCTCAAAGGTTGGCTTGGAACACTTTAGACCGGTTAAGAATTGATTATGAAATTGTTGAAGTGTCCCATTCACCCCAAAATGCCCTGAAAAGGGTTAAAAGTAATGATGATTTGTTTACCTTCCTTAACAGTAGTTTCATATCAGGAATTGTTTCTGGTTCCAATTTACTTGCTGAAGATACCATGCACATAATTAACATGATTATATGGAACTCTAACCCCCAAATGGAGGATTTTTTAGAATTTATCATTGGAAGAGGGCAAAAAATAATCGAACAATTGGGTTTTGAAAGAATTGAATAA
- the hxlB gene encoding 6-phospho-3-hexuloisomerase, whose product MLITVKQLILNQAIEEIIDNVCSVSEELDPKNIDDMNKMLKSSKHVFVMGLGRSGLVARAFAMRLMHLGISVYVVGETTTPALSPEDCLLAISGSGETFSIISAAKIAQKRRTKIIAVTSYVDSTLGKMADLVVHIKGRTKIDSEKNYITRQINGKHQSLSPLGTLFEVTTLIFLDSLIAQLMVEMGKTEEDMKARHTVIE is encoded by the coding sequence ATGCTGATTACGGTGAAACAATTGATTTTAAACCAAGCTATAGAAGAAATAATTGATAATGTATGCTCTGTTTCAGAAGAACTCGACCCAAAGAACATTGATGACATGAATAAAATGTTAAAATCGTCTAAACACGTTTTCGTCATGGGATTAGGACGTTCTGGCCTGGTGGCCAGGGCGTTTGCAATGCGTCTCATGCACCTGGGAATAAGTGTGTATGTGGTGGGTGAGACAACCACTCCTGCTTTAAGTCCGGAGGATTGTCTTTTAGCAATTTCTGGTTCAGGTGAAACCTTCAGTATTATCAGTGCAGCTAAAATAGCCCAGAAAAGAAGAACCAAAATTATTGCAGTGACTTCCTATGTAGACTCTACTCTGGGGAAAATGGCAGATCTGGTGGTGCACATTAAGGGACGTACTAAGATCGATTCAGAAAAAAATTACATCACTCGACAGATAAACGGCAAACATCAGTCTTTATCTCCATTAGGGACTTTATTCGAGGTCACCACCCTCATATTCCTTGACAGCTTAATTGCCCAGTTAATGGTTGAAATGGGAAAAACAGAAGAGGATATGAAGGCAAGACACACAGTAATTGAGTAA
- the fdhD gene encoding formate dehydrogenase accessory sulfurtransferase FdhD: MGKMFKKTMIIKVNHQARKLEDLVALDMKMELMVNGEKLGKFYLSPDDLEDFTLGYLLDERYIKSQDDVKNIEIGPESIQVLLKNYDNIKKDDLACYDGWFHRDQILTPIKSELKVESEKILQAYDHLIEKAEVWSKTGGTHVAALVDKNHFIVREDVSRHVAVDKVIGAGLRKDLDFSVCFLVCSGRIPPDRVVKLANVGIPIMVTKAAPTVEGLKIGDVAGITLVGFLRNGRFNIYTHPHRIII, translated from the coding sequence ATGGGTAAAATGTTTAAGAAAACCATGATTATCAAGGTCAACCACCAGGCTCGCAAGTTGGAAGATCTGGTGGCCCTGGATATGAAAATGGAACTGATGGTTAACGGTGAAAAACTTGGCAAATTTTATCTGAGCCCGGATGACCTTGAAGATTTCACTTTAGGTTATTTGCTGGATGAACGGTACATAAAATCCCAAGATGATGTCAAAAACATTGAAATTGGACCAGAATCCATTCAGGTTCTCCTAAAAAATTATGATAATATCAAAAAAGATGATCTGGCCTGTTATGATGGCTGGTTCCATAGAGACCAAATCTTAACCCCGATAAAATCTGAACTCAAGGTTGAAAGTGAGAAGATTCTCCAGGCATATGATCATCTGATTGAAAAGGCAGAAGTATGGTCCAAAACCGGAGGCACTCATGTAGCTGCCCTGGTGGATAAAAACCATTTCATTGTCAGGGAAGATGTAAGCAGACATGTTGCTGTGGATAAAGTAATTGGTGCTGGTTTAAGGAAAGATTTAGACTTTTCTGTATGTTTCCTGGTTTGTAGTGGTAGGATCCCACCAGATCGCGTGGTTAAACTAGCCAATGTAGGTATACCCATCATGGTAACCAAGGCCGCCCCTACAGTTGAAGGGTTGAAAATTGGTGATGTAGCAGGAATTACCCTGGTAGGCTTTCTGAGAAACGGTAGATTCAATATTTACACCCATCCACACAGGATAATCATTTAA
- a CDS encoding carboxymuconolactone decarboxylase family protein encodes MSKKMPKHYMSIKEKFPEYSDALSNLGEAVRNSGPLDEKTTQLIQLAASAAIRSEGGVHSHARRAFQNGASEEEVYQTVLLLTSTIGFPNIAAAISWINDIVAERD; translated from the coding sequence ATGTCCAAAAAAATGCCCAAACATTACATGAGTATAAAAGAGAAATTTCCAGAATATAGTGACGCACTGAGTAATTTAGGTGAAGCTGTTCGAAATTCAGGGCCTCTTGATGAAAAAACCACCCAACTCATACAATTGGCCGCATCAGCCGCCATCAGATCTGAAGGAGGTGTTCACAGCCACGCAAGAAGGGCTTTTCAAAATGGAGCATCTGAAGAAGAAGTTTATCAAACCGTGCTCTTGCTCACCAGCACCATCGGTTTTCCCAACATAGCAGCAGCCATATCCTGGATAAATGACATTGTAGCCGAGAGGGATTAA
- the nuoF gene encoding NADH-quinone oxidoreductase subunit NuoF, protein MDFDKQVQIAEKELKGLYESEKPVVLVGSATCGNSAGAEEIRSVIQEECIKNDIDCKIVQVGCIGLCYAEPIITIIKPDNPQIFYGNLTPKIARELVNAYIDGDDPLAKYALGTTGEGKLENIPHLFDLPVLKPQVRRILRNCGLIDPYNINHYLAKGGYSGLNEALQMEPEEIIEKVKKSGLRGRGGAGFPTGMKWELCRNEESQTKYLICNADEGDPGAFMNRSLLESDPHSILEGIIIAAYAIGVHEGYIYCRAEYPLALKTLKHAISQMMEHGLLGENILDSGFDFNLKIKEGAGAFVCGEETALIASIEGKRGTPRTRPPFPTTSGLWGKPTVINNVETMAGVALIMQKGPGKFSEVGSEDSKGTKTFALVGDVHHTGLIEVPLGTTLREVIFDIGGGVTGGKKFKAVQVGGPSGGCIPKDFVDTRIDYSSLNVAGAIMGSGGMVIMDEDSCMVDVAQYFLKFTQNESCGKCVPCRLGTKQMLDILTDITEGKGRSDDLDLLKDLAEAIKAASLCGLGQGAPNPVLTTLRYFMPEYEAHINDKICPARHCKELISYVIMPEKCTGCRLCYKSCPAEAITGEKKEPHVINQEKCIKCGTCMELCQGKYDSIKRVSPPII, encoded by the coding sequence ATGGATTTCGATAAACAGGTTCAAATAGCCGAAAAAGAATTGAAAGGACTTTATGAGAGTGAAAAACCCGTAGTACTGGTTGGTTCGGCTACTTGTGGTAATTCAGCCGGAGCTGAAGAAATAAGGTCTGTAATTCAAGAAGAATGCATAAAAAATGATATTGACTGCAAAATAGTTCAAGTGGGTTGTATAGGGCTCTGCTATGCAGAACCAATCATCACCATCATCAAACCAGACAATCCTCAGATTTTTTATGGAAATCTCACCCCTAAAATTGCAAGGGAACTGGTGAACGCATACATTGATGGAGATGATCCACTGGCAAAATATGCACTGGGTACTACTGGTGAAGGTAAACTAGAGAATATCCCACACCTGTTTGATCTTCCTGTTTTAAAACCACAGGTCAGGCGAATACTCCGTAACTGTGGGTTGATTGACCCCTACAATATTAATCATTACTTGGCTAAAGGAGGATACAGTGGATTGAACGAAGCCCTCCAAATGGAACCAGAAGAAATAATTGAAAAAGTTAAAAAATCAGGGTTGAGGGGAAGAGGAGGAGCAGGTTTTCCCACTGGGATGAAATGGGAGTTATGCCGAAATGAAGAATCACAAACCAAATACCTCATTTGCAACGCTGACGAAGGAGATCCAGGAGCATTTATGAACCGTTCCCTCCTGGAAAGCGATCCCCACTCAATATTAGAAGGAATAATTATTGCTGCTTACGCTATCGGGGTTCATGAGGGTTACATATATTGTAGAGCAGAATATCCCCTGGCATTGAAAACATTGAAACATGCCATCTCCCAGATGATGGAACACGGGCTTCTCGGGGAGAACATTCTTGATTCTGGATTTGATTTTAACTTGAAAATAAAAGAAGGGGCAGGAGCATTTGTTTGTGGGGAAGAAACAGCTTTAATTGCATCTATAGAGGGCAAAAGAGGCACTCCACGTACTCGGCCGCCATTCCCAACCACCTCTGGTTTATGGGGTAAACCCACCGTAATCAACAATGTGGAGACCATGGCTGGGGTGGCCCTGATCATGCAGAAGGGCCCGGGAAAATTCAGTGAAGTTGGATCAGAAGACAGCAAAGGTACAAAAACCTTCGCCCTGGTGGGTGATGTTCACCACACTGGATTAATAGAAGTTCCACTGGGAACAACTCTCAGAGAAGTCATATTCGATATTGGTGGTGGAGTTACTGGTGGTAAAAAGTTTAAAGCAGTTCAGGTGGGAGGACCCTCTGGAGGATGTATTCCCAAAGATTTCGTGGACACTCGTATAGATTACAGTTCATTAAACGTGGCAGGGGCCATAATGGGTTCTGGTGGAATGGTCATTATGGATGAAGATTCCTGCATGGTGGACGTTGCCCAATATTTCCTGAAATTCACCCAGAACGAATCATGCGGTAAATGTGTTCCCTGCAGACTGGGAACCAAACAGATGTTAGACATATTAACAGACATAACTGAGGGAAAAGGCCGATCGGACGATCTGGATCTTCTAAAAGATCTGGCTGAAGCAATTAAGGCAGCTTCACTGTGTGGTCTTGGTCAGGGGGCTCCTAATCCAGTACTGACTACTTTAAGATATTTTATGCCGGAATATGAGGCTCATATTAACGACAAGATCTGTCCAGCCAGACACTGCAAAGAACTAATTTCCTACGTTATAATGCCTGAAAAATGCACTGGATGTCGATTATGTTACAAATCATGCCCTGCAGAGGCTATAACTGGAGAAAAAAAAGAGCCACATGTGATAAATCAGGAAAAATGCATCAAATGTGGTACCTGTATGGAATTATGCCAGGGGAAATACGATTCAATTAAACGTGTATCCCCGCCCATAATATGA